A single genomic interval of Apis cerana isolate GH-2021 linkage group LG2, AcerK_1.0, whole genome shotgun sequence harbors:
- the LOC107996914 gene encoding angiopoietin-1 receptor-like has translation MIILSLLFYFSNYVLSQKYEGCFQSSALDPDLPTLILNHTNSPSKCIKECISRYYMFAGLMNGQQCFCGSKYGRKGISTSCILCITDPNNYCGNKYAISIYSTGQIGPSPPRSAQVIHNGFNSLQITWEPPDISNGNITYYTLKAMVVQTFASNSIPAIESQIQGGASNSTILQGLQPGTQYNISITATNTQTDSESVYILGWTLIGPPNKPIIPKVIEQTSTTVTVLLSEGSSEFGPISAYQVFVCQFGVIPPSDPNVTYYNYKISMQEGLGYYITGEFESSEFYKYKKFIVGDGKMIGTYYNAPLNSDIMPQIGLIVVSKFQRQIQYAYSNLVNKIINHNENQNDNMNSITIILCIAIGLLGTLLIALIVLYFILQQRHGKIQMRKLPEQQELTLQGPLYEVDNLAYIPEDVPERINYYQELKKKVWIIPQNLLTINDTVIRRGRFGTVHTGAIEENGKFSTVAIHSIADKLLKASDKRHMLRELDICIKVSPMKYLADLVGTCETHDTLHIVLELPPQTLKNCLLAARSGNIFPVEKILPIGSMIASALQHLENYKIIHEYLCARSIGLSNEWIPKIMGHGISKYALEDMKYIRWTSIECLDNKKKHQPAVVWAFGVLLWEMLSMGGTPYSNLSLDSEVEEAILQGVRLPQLSDIPDPLYEVISSCWNIESHERPTFTELIRLETLSICPITAITEPYIPELELN, from the exons atgataatattatctttgcttttttatttttctaattatgtaCTTAGTCAAAAATACGAGGGTTGTTTTCAAAGTTCGGCATTAGATCCTGATTTACCAACcctaatattaaatcatactAATTCACCATCAAAATGTATTAAAGAATGTATTTCACGTTATTATAT gtTTGCTGGATTAATGAATGGTCAACAATGTTTTTGCGGTAGTAAATATGGTAGAAAAGGTATATCTACCTCCTGTATTCTTTGTATTACTGATCCAAATAATTATTGTGGtaataaatatgcaataaGTATTTATTCAACTGGACAAAtag gtCCTAGTCCACCAAGAAGTGCTCAAGTAATTCACAATGGATTTAATAGTTTACAAATTACTTGGGAACCACCTGATATTAGCAAtggaaatattacatattatactttaaaagCAATGGTTGTACAAACATTTGCTTCAAATTCAATACCAGCTATAGAAAGTCAAATTCAAGGAGGAGCTTCAAATAGTACTATTTTACAAGGTTTACAACCAGGcacacaatataatatatcaatcacTGCAACAAATACTCAAACAGATAGTGaatctgtatatattttgGGATGGACTTTAATAGGTCCACCTAATAAACCAATAATACCAAAAGTAATAGAACAAACAAGTACTACTGTAACTGTTTTATTATCAGAAGGAAGTAGTGAATTTGGTCCAATTAGTGCTTATCAAGTATTTGTTTGCCAATTTGGTGTAATACCTCCATCAGATCCTAATGTaacttattacaattataaaatatcaatgcaAGAAGGTTTAGGATATTATATTACAGGAGAATTTGAATCttcagaattttataaatataaaaaatttatagtaggAGATGGAAAAATGATTGGCACATATTATAATGCACCATTAAATAGTGATATAATGCCACAAATAGGTTTAATAGTAGtttctaaatttcaaagaCAAATACAGTATGCTTATTCAAATTtagtcaataaaataattaatcataatgagaatcaaaatgataatatgaatTCAATAACAATCATACTTTGCATTGCAATTGGTCTTCTAGGAACATTACTTATAGCTTTAATAGtactctattttatattacaacaaCGCCATGGAAAAATTCAGATGAGAAAACTTCCAGAACAACAAGAACTTACATTACAAGGCCCATTATATGAAGTTGACAATTTAGCATATATTCCAGAAGATGTTCCTGaaaggataaattattatcaagaattaaagaaaaaagtgtgGATTATACCACAAAACTTATTGACAATCAATGATACAGTAATACGTAGAGGTCGATTTGGTACAGTACATACAGGTGCTATTGAGGAAAATGGCAAATTTTCTACTGTAGCAATTCATAGTATagctgataaattattaaaagcatCTGACAAAAGACATATGTTACGAGAATtagatatttgtattaaagtaTCTCCCATGAAATATCTTGCAGATCTTGTAGGAACATGTGAAACACATGATACATTGCATATTGTACTTGAATTACCACCACAAACCTTAAAAAATTGTCTATTAGCTGCCAGATctggaaatatatttcctgttgaaaaaattttacctaTAGGATCTATGATAGCATCTGCTTTGCAgcatcttgaaaattataaaattatacatgaaTATCTTTGTGCACGTAGTATAGGTCTTTCAAATGAATGGATACCTAAAATAATGGGTCATGGAATATCCAAATATGCTTTagaagatatgaaatatattcgatGGACTTCTATTGAATgtcttgataataaaaaaaaacatcaacCAGCAGTAGTTTGGGCTTTTGGTGTACTTTTATGGGAAATGCTTAGTATGGGTGGTACACCATATTCTAATTTGTCACTTGACAGTGAAGTAGAAGAAGCAATTCTGCAAGGAGTTAGACTGCCACAATTATCAGATATTCCTGATCCACTTTATGAAGTTATATCATCTTGTTGGAACATTGAAAGTCATGAAAGACCAACATTTAcagaattaataagatta GAAACCTTAAGTATTTGTCCAATCACTGCAATTACAGAACCATATATTccagaattagaattaaattaa
- the LOC107996798 gene encoding small ribosomal subunit protein uS9m isoform X2, which yields MAVIFTRSVNIQNAINNNNFGSLKNIWNIVQCSGVIFKSYCINVNDDIFFDNSTKIKKKKINKVMEMYLERSREYKQFMEKQILEYNIGKRNLAKMMGEDPDNFTKENIKKAICYLFPSGIYDKEARPMMANPEELYAREKEAEFNEDGRPHHFLYYTIKPNYYEILHKVVESINYLNKIEDHFLITNWKIKEEKKINLDGSDWLEKSKLENVLVEKLSDSEYEYFIKSMQRLADHSLSKHVEPFIMKYRKSLIKIKENMQLPKPEYDSDNRPFVLIEKCQRKTAIGQVKVIGNGSGNITINGQDITYFSDIYCREQINDVIE from the exons atggcTGTAATATTTACACGTTctgtaaatatacaaaatgcaataaataataataattttggttctcttaaaaatatatggaatattgTACAATGTTCg ggtgttatttttaaatcatattgtataaatgtaaatgatgatattttttttgataattctacgaaaattaagaaaaaaaaaattaataaagttatgGAAATGTATCTAGAACGATCTAGAGAATATa aacagTTTatggaaaaacaaatattggaatataatattggaaaacgAAATTTAGCAAAAATGATGGGTGAAGATCctgataattttacaaaagaaaatattaaa AAAGCAATATGTTATTTGTTTCCATCTGGAATATATGACAAAGAAGCTCGTCCTATGATGGCTAATCCTGAAGAATTATATGCACGTGAAAAAGAAGCAGAATTTAATGAAGATGGTAGACcacatcattttttatattatactattaaacctaattattacgaaatacTTCAT AAAGTTGTAGAAtcaataaactatttaaataaaatagaagatcACTTTCTGATaacaaattggaaaattaaagaagagaaaaaaat aaATTTGGATGGATCAGACTGGttagaaaaatctaaattagaaaatgtatTAGTTGAAAAATTGTCAGATTCAgaa taTGAGtactttataaaaagtatgCAAAGATTAGCTGATCATTCTCTATCAAAACATGTAGAACCttttatcatgaaatatagaaaatcattaataaaaatcaaagagaATATGCAATTGCCAAaa ccTGAATATGATAGTGATAATAGACCTTTTGTACTTATTGAga aatgtcAAAGGAAAACTGCAATAGGCCAGGTTAAAGTAATAGGAAATGGATCTggaaatattactattaatggACAGGACATCACATATTTTAGCGATATATATTGTCGTGAACAG